A genomic segment from Ciconia boyciana chromosome 5, ASM3463844v1, whole genome shotgun sequence encodes:
- the NKX3-2 gene encoding homeobox protein Nkx-3.2: protein MAVRGGNALTPFSIQAILNKKEERARHAAGRPPPPGAAGGWRLCGAAEGPPLPSPAAAAAAARARAPRTPAGWDSDSALSEDPEGERRSEEEGAGGSARPAEAAGGGRPAAAEEAQPPEAAERDAAGLSDSEMSAAVSDRSPPEEEDGAGKCGKLLPGEEEAAAPKPRKKRSRAAFSHAQVFELERRFNHQRYLSGPERADLAASLKLTETQVKIWFQNRRYKTKRRQMAADLLAAAPAAKKVAVKVLVRDDQRQYHPGEVLRPPSLLSLQPSYYYPYYCLPGWALSTCAAAAGTQ from the exons aTGGCCGTCCGCGGCGGCAACGCCCTGACGCCTTTCTCCATCCAGGCCATCCTCAACAAGAAGGAGGAGCGCGCCCGCCacgcggcggggcggccgccgcccccgggaGCGGCCGGCGGCTGGCGGCTGTGCGGCGCCGCCGAGGGCCCGCCGCTCccctcgcccgccgccgccgccgccgccgcccgcgcccgaGCCCCGCGGACGCCGGCGGGCTGGGACTCGGACTCGGCGCTCAGCGAAGACCCCGAGGGCGAGCGGCGCTCCGAGGAGGAGGgcgccggcggcagcgcccgccccgccgaagccgcgggcggggggcggccggcggcggcggaggaggcgCAGCCCCCGGAGGCGGCGGAGCGGGACGCCGCCGGCCTCAGTGACAGCGAGATGTCGGCCGCCGTCTCAG ATCGCAGCCcgccggaggaggaggacggaGCGGGCAAGTGCGGGAAGCTGCTgccgggggaggaggaggcggcggcgccgaAGCCGCGGAAGAAGCGCTCCCGCGCAGCCTTTTCCCACGCGCAGGTCTTCGAGCTGGAGCGGCGCTTCAACCACCAGCGGTACCTGTCGGGGCCCGAGCGGGCCGACCTGGCCGCCTCGCTGAAGCTCACCGAGACGCAGGTGAAGATCTGGTTCCAGAACCGGCGCTACAAGACCAAGCGGCGGCAGATGGCCGCCGACCTCCtggccgccgcccccgccgccaaGAAGGTGGCCGTCAAGGTGCTGGTGCGCGACGACCAGAGACAGTACCACCCCGGCGAGGTGCTGCGGCCGCCCTCGCTgctctccctccagccctcctACTACTACCCCTACTACTGCCTGCCCGGGTGGGCTCTGTCCACCTGCGCCGCAGCCGCCGGCACCCAGTGA